One part of the Sulfolobus tengchongensis genome encodes these proteins:
- a CDS encoding AIR synthase related protein produces the protein MDLEGIVRRLYPNIDKAKEKLIEEIKFYKGNKYNAEEIANVILTEVINSMKADNLFGFPKTAVTAGDAGLGSRGLGDNLIHSKLFELVGKQLEEFDDAGIRENVVVSIDGIHSRLSYFPFLAGFYATRATLRDILVKGAYPIGLIVDIHLSDDSDVGMLVDFEAGVFTISKALEIPILAGSTLRIGGDLVLGDRISGAVGSVGILKSKDFLRRRIRKGLQIVMTEGSGGGTIATTAIYNGMPEIVSETLYVNDLIACMVVRDYLPSVVYSMTDVTNGGIRADALEVSKMTNLSFVIDDEKFLSLINPKVKKMLEELNIDPFGISIDSILIFTDNPSLVMEKLKQYGIKSEIIGHVDDLKQYPIMTYNGRELKPQFRESPYTPIKKYIGNYSPYTIEYISKRLDYAISEAKRKMDNVLKNLKTSFT, from the coding sequence ATGGACCTAGAAGGAATTGTAAGAAGGCTTTATCCAAATATCGACAAAGCTAAAGAAAAGCTTATTGAGGAAATTAAATTCTATAAGGGAAATAAGTACAATGCTGAAGAAATCGCGAATGTAATATTAACCGAGGTCATTAACTCCATGAAGGCTGATAACTTATTTGGGTTCCCTAAAACAGCCGTAACTGCAGGTGATGCTGGTTTAGGATCTAGAGGTCTAGGGGACAACTTGATACATTCTAAACTATTTGAGTTAGTGGGTAAACAGCTTGAGGAATTTGATGATGCAGGAATAAGAGAAAACGTAGTTGTATCCATTGATGGAATTCACTCAAGATTATCTTATTTTCCTTTCTTAGCGGGATTCTACGCTACAAGAGCTACATTAAGGGATATATTAGTTAAAGGCGCGTATCCCATAGGATTAATTGTAGACATACATCTCTCTGACGATAGTGATGTAGGAATGCTAGTTGACTTTGAAGCTGGTGTTTTCACTATAAGCAAAGCATTAGAAATCCCAATTTTGGCAGGAAGTACATTGAGAATAGGCGGAGATTTGGTTTTAGGAGACAGAATAAGTGGCGCAGTGGGCTCTGTGGGTATACTGAAATCAAAGGACTTCTTAAGAAGGAGAATAAGAAAAGGATTGCAGATCGTAATGACAGAGGGAAGTGGTGGAGGTACAATTGCAACTACTGCAATTTACAACGGAATGCCAGAGATAGTCTCAGAAACTTTATACGTAAATGACTTAATTGCTTGTATGGTAGTAAGAGATTATCTACCAAGCGTCGTTTACTCTATGACGGACGTAACCAATGGTGGAATACGAGCTGATGCCCTTGAAGTTTCTAAGATGACTAACCTAAGTTTCGTTATTGATGATGAAAAGTTCCTATCATTAATAAATCCAAAAGTAAAGAAGATGTTAGAAGAGCTTAACATAGACCCATTTGGTATTTCAATTGATTCAATACTGATTTTTACAGATAATCCATCTTTAGTTATGGAAAAACTAAAACAGTACGGAATTAAAAGTGAAATTATAGGGCATGTTGATGATCTAAAACAATACCCTATAATGACATATAATGGTAGAGAGTTAAAGCCACAGTTCAGAGAGAGCCCATATACTCCCATAAAGAAGTACATAGGGAATTATTCTCCTTATACTATTGAATATATATCAAAACGCTTAGATTACGCTATAAGTGAGGCTAAAAGAAAAATGGATAACGTATTGAAAAACTTAAAAACTAGTTTTACATAG